In Mytilus galloprovincialis chromosome 1, xbMytGall1.hap1.1, whole genome shotgun sequence, the following are encoded in one genomic region:
- the LOC143051970 gene encoding menorin-like → MAARSAQFVNRMGQFPGPKKFKQYIVCHVILGIVFFLVYYRVNGGIIPFFLINKIPLLKIGPGTPTLYYFTNAENDGVNIKWFHGANSRLTLRKAMKGDAQMVEADVMLQGQGTDKQSLEPIMAKLPDTSSDINLEEWLALFVTTKKKGFKLDFQSTDAVEITLEKLKAVKHKLQVPVWLHANIIKGPLGHEPRVDGIRFIKHVQRLFPECTLSLGWTTGTHTDLSQKGYTWNMTLDMYHFVHAHEIEPPIVFTVRASLIRNSVPQLKWLTDNTRGSILVYQPEEDKQHVNKELMHIAYRFDPATSFWDISNPDLDEYLNKNRHLSKNELDPLVHMRDNVAFRPMQWLKMGLHVQQHSVLGSEEALVLTSKAVFVLTKGKYRPSPHNILHGRVMFINRKNRPVEQGETGLNIVVRSSKYNDFEHINGIFCFLGMDGQMKVDSRGITPPIKKGHQRFSLSSTDCYGFSVSDAGHEIIFTVDILNDCETFQSVKRERGKHAVLRVHVPRDIGDEMHPFIVKLEDSNRYAVIDELHLEYNPKRQPVNVKMS, encoded by the exons ATGGCAGCTCGCTCAGCACAATTTGTGAATAGAATGGGTCAATTTCCTGGTCCGAAAAAATTCAAACAGTATATTGTTTGTCATGTTATACTAGGCATAGTATTCTTTCTGGTATACTACAGAGTAAATGGCG GCATAATACCTTTTTTTCTTATCAACAAGATACCACTTTTGAAGATAGGTCCAGGGACACCAACATTGTATTATTTTACCAATGCAGAAAATGATGGTGTCAATATTAAATGGTTCCATGGAGCTAACAGCAGACTTACATTACGAAAGGCAATGAAAG GTGATGCACAAATGGTAGAAGCTGATGTGATGCTTCAAGGTCAAGGTACAGATAAACAGAGTTTAGAGCCAATCATGGCTAAATTACCAGATACTTCTAGTGATATTAACCTGGAGGAATGGTTAGCATTATTTGTTACTACAAAAAAGAAAGGATTTAAGTTAGACTTCCAGTCAACAGATGCTGTAGAAATTACTTTGGAGAAACTGAAGGCAGTCAAACATAAA ctACAAGTTCCAGTGTGGTTACATGCAAATATTATTAAAGGTCCTCTAGGCCATGAACCAAGAGTCGATGGCATCAGATTCATCAAACATGTCCAAAGATTGTTTCCTGAATGTACACTTTCATTAGGATGGACAACAGGAACTCATACAGACCTAAGTCAGAAAGGATACACATGGAATATGACCCTTGATATGTATCACTTTGTACATGCCCATGAGATTGAACCTCCAATTGTATTTACAGTTAGAGCTTCATTGATAAGAAACTCTGTACCTCAGTTAAAATGGCTGACTGACAACACTAGAGGTTCTATATTGGTATATCAACCAGAGGAGGACAAACAACATGTGAATAAGGAGCTCATGCATATAGCTTATAGGTTTGATCCAGCTACCTCTTTTTGGGATATCAGTAACCCAGATCTTGATGAATATCTCAATAAAAATCGTCATCTATCCAAAAACGAGTTAGATCCGTTAGTTCACATGAGAGACAATGTGGCTTTCAGGCCCATGCAATGGTTAAAGATGGGACTTCATGTCCAGCAGCATTCAGTTCTAGGTAGTGAAGAGGCACTTGTTCTTACTAGTAAAGCTGTTTTTGTTTTAACTAAAGGTAAATATCGTCCGTCACCTCACAATATCTTGCATGGACGAGTTATGTTTATAAATAGAAAGAACAGACCAGTTGAACAAGGAGAAACAGGTCTCAATATAGTAGTAAGAtcttcaaaatataatgattttgaaCATATTAATGGTATATTCTGTTTCCTAGGCATGGATGGACAAATGAAAGTTGACAGTCGTGGAATAACTCCTCCGATAAAAAAAGGTCATCAGAGATTTTCTCTGAGTTCAACAGATTGTTATGGATTCAGTGTTTCAGATGCAGGTCATGAAATTATATTTACTGTTGATATCCTAAATGATTGTGAAACTTTCCAAAGTGTTAAGCGTGAAAGAGGTAAACATGCTGTTTTACGAGTTCATGTCCCAAGAGATATTGGTGATGAGATGCATCCATTTATTGTTAAATTAGAAGATAGTAATAGATATGCTGTTATTGATGAATTACATTTAGAATATAATCCAAAACGTCAACCAGTGAATGTTAAAATGAGTTGA